From Juglans regia cultivar Chandler chromosome 6, Walnut 2.0, whole genome shotgun sequence, the proteins below share one genomic window:
- the LOC108989525 gene encoding serine carboxypeptidase II-2: MTNPGWPFVHNISTIFVYVLLGIGFATCSTDPLVQQKLDRVLKLPGQTFNVSFAHYAGYITVNEDSGRALFYWLIEADEDPDSKPLVLWLNGGPGCSSIAYGEAEEIGPFHIKPDGKTLYLNPYSWNQVANIIFLDSPVGVGFSYSNTSSDLLNNGDIRTAVDSLAFFLKWFERFPQYKGRDFYITGESYAGHYVPQLSQAIVRYNSAFTEKAINLKGYMVGNALTDDYHDHLGVFQFMWSAGLISDQTYRRLNLLCDFQSFIHTSASCDKILDVANEELGDIDPYSIFTPTCPGNVSQSNRLLKRINRVGHVSEHYDPCTEEHSVVYFNLPEVQKALHVDPARAPSEWSTCSELVNSNWKDSPRTVLDIYRELIHSGLRIWMFSGDTDAILPVTSTRYSIDALKLPTSGPWRAWYDDSQVGGWTQEYAGLTFVSVRGAGHEVALHRPKLALALIKAFLSGTSMPASELVSSY; the protein is encoded by the exons ATGACCAATCCTGGGTGGCCCTTTGTTCATAATATCTCGACCATCTTCGTCTATGTTCTTCTGGGTATTGGTTTTGCAACCTGTTCTACAGACCCACTTGTCCAGCAAAAATTAGACAGGGTTCTTAAGCTCCCAGGACAGACCTTCAACGTCAGCTTTGCACACTATGCTGGGTACATCACAGTCAATGAAGATTCTGGGAGGGCCCTCTTCTACTGGCTCATTGAGGCTGATGAAGATCCTGATTCAAAGCCTCTTGTTCTTTGGCTTAATGGAG GACCCGGGTGTTCATCCATAGCTTATGGGGAGGCAGAGGAAATTGGACCTTTTCATATCAAGCCAGATGGGAAGACCCTTTATTTGAATCCTTACTCTTGGAATCAAG TTGCCAACATTATATTTCTTGATTCCCCTGTCGGAGTTGGTTTTTCCTATTCGAACACCTCCTCTGATTTGCTGAATAATGGAGATATAAGAACTG CCGTTGACTCTCTAGCATTTTTTTTGAAGTGGTTTGAGCGCTTTCCTCAGTACAAAGGACGGGACTTTTATATTACTGGAGAGAGCTATGCCG GACATTATGTTCCTCAGCTAAGCCAAGCTATTGTAAGGTACAACTCAGCATTTACGGAAAAAGCCATTAATCTGAAGGGTTATATG GTGGGAAATGCTCTTACTGACGATTACCATGACCACTTGGGGGTTTTCCAGTTTATGTGGTCAGCTGGTCTGATTTCTGATCAAACATACAGGCGACTGAACCTTCTCTGTGATTTTCAGTCATTTATACACACTTCAGCTTCATGTGATAAGATTTTGGATGTTGCTAACGAAGAACTTGGAGACATTGACCCTTATAGCATCTTCACACCCACCTGCCCTGGTAATGTGAGCCAGTCAAATCGGTTGCTGAAAAGAATCAAC AGAGTTGGTCATGTCAGTGAGCACTATGATCCTTGCACTGAGGAGCACTCTGTTGTGTACTTCAATCTACCTGAGGTTCAAAAGGCACTTCACGTTGATCCAGCTCGTGCACCATCTGAATGGTCAACCTGCAG CGAGTTGGTAAATAGTAACTGGAAGGATTCTCCTAGGACAGTGCTGGACATTTACCGCGAGCTGATACATTCAGGACTGCGTATATGGATGTTCAG TGGCGATACAGATGCCATACTCCCAGTTACATCCACCCGGTACAGTATAGATGCTCTTAAGCTTCCAACCTCAGGACCTTGGCGTGCCTGGTATGATGACTCGCAG GTGGGTGGATGGACACAAGAATATGCTGGGCTTACCTTTGTATCAGTCCGGGGAGCAGGACATGAAGTTGCTTTGCATAGACCAAAATTAGCTTTGGCACTCATTAAAGCCTTCTTATCAGGAACCTCCATGCCAGCCTCGGAACTAGTCAGttcatattga